GCTGTTAGTTGCTCAACCGCAAAGTGTCCCGGGCGAGGATCCTGATCCATTGAGTACATTGCGTTCTGCTGTGCCGGGCATGGATCCTCGGTGCAGTCCGTGACGTAGTAAGTGCGAGTCCAATTGTTGTTGCCCGTGCGGGGACCTTGGACAGCTACAGTTGCGCCCCCTATGTGGTCACCTGTCGCATTCGTGACTTGCCAGGTGAGGTAGTTGCGTCCTGTCGGCATCGCGAAGAGCTCGACGTCCATGTCAGACGCTGCCTCATCGCCAGTCGATGTAGAGAGCGGCACCGCGGAACCCTCGCCTGGGCCGCCGCTCTGTGCGTGCACATCAGCTGAGGAACTGGATTGATCATCAAGGCCGCTCTGCGGAAGCTCTTCGGACGCGGATGCAACCGTGGTCGCACCGAGGATGGAAAGCGAAAGTATGGCGGCTGTGGTTACGCCAGCAAAACGTCTGAGTCCTACTGCTTGCCAAATCGTCGTCACGCGTCGTCCCTCCAAAATATGACGCGGCTTTCACGTCATCACTTTCGTAAACTTCTTAACCACACTTTTGATCACCCGCTAGCAGCATGGTGACCAAATGTCATGGTTTAGATCGCATATACCTAGCCAAGGGTCTAAGTTTCATCGCAAGTGTAGGACATTTGACCCGGGCGGGTGATCCAGACGGGTGATTTTTGGATGAGTACTTGCAATTTTCGCGGTGGCTCTGCTCACATGCGGACAGAACTCATCTACAACCCGTGGAGTTCAGGCGTCGGTATGGTGCAGCGAAGTTAGGAGGCAGCTGCGTTTAGCTCGCTGGCGTACCCACCGGAACCAGGTAGTAAGGGACTTCCCCGGCTGGGAGCTCGAGTGTTGCGCTCACGCGATCGTCCTCGAACCCTCCAATAGGAACCGCCGCGAGCCCGAGGGCCGTTGCCATGAGGAGCAGGTTCTGGGAGGCGTGGCCGGCCTCGTTCACCGTGAACTGCTCTGCCCGCTCCGCGTATCTCTCTTCGAGACGAAGAGGGGAACCCGCAATCGCGATGGTCACCGGGGCATCTCCAATCGCGGTCTGGTTAAGGGCTGCGGCTTCCAGATCGGTGCGCGGGTCGTCCGTGGATATCATGCCAAGTTGGTTCCTGGCTGGATCCCAGATATATACGCCGGGAGGAACGTCCTCGACGTCGCCGATCGCTATGAAGATGGTGAGGGCGTAGAGGCCGCCAGCCGATGGGATCGTGCGACCGCCATCAGAGCGGTAGCCGTAGGTTGCCCACAGAAGCGTGGCGAGACCCTCCTGGGTGAGGGGCTGGGCGGAGAAAGCGCGGACAGAATGGCGTTCATCGATGGTGTCGTTGAGTGAGGCGGCGGGCACACCGGTCGGCGCAGGCAACTCGAGTGGGGCGCCGATCGTTGTGGGCGGCTCGGGAGGTTCGGGGTTGACGGCAGATCCCGCGCAGGAGGTGGCGGTGAGCGCGAGCGCGGCGGCGCCCAATGTCAGCATCGCCCTCGTGTGTCTGGTCCTCATGGCGTCTCCTGTGACAGGTTTCCTCGAGCGTACCTGGCGTGGCGGAGATCCGGAGAGTCCCTGTCCGTCTCACGACTTCAGAGGGGCTGCCTCGGTTCACCACCTGACCCCGTTGACGTGGCAGCCTCAATGCCGCTGATAAGACGCATCCCCTACCCCAAGTGGCTTCCAGAGAGGTCCTCCCGGCCGTCTTCTAGCGATGTCCAAGCGGTCTAGGTCTTGGCCGAGGGTCCACATTGCTGCCTCGACATTGCGGAAGTCTGGTGCAGTGAGGCGGACGGTCGTCCAGCCGTGGCGGGAGAAGGATTGAGCCCGCCTCAGGAAATCGCGGGAGCGTTGGCGCCACTCCTGCTCTGTCTGACCGAGTTTTCCGGTGCCCTCGAACTCCAGGCTAATCTTCATCTCCGGGATGGCAGCGTCACAGTAGTAGTTCATGCCGTCCAGGGAGACGTGGTACTGACTCTCCCAGCTGATGCTGGGCTTCAGCCAGCAGTGCAGCATCCATAGAAAACCACCCTGCCAGACGGACCCGGCACCGGCGTCGGCCCTCGCGATGAGTGCGCGGATCTGAGCAATCGCACGGGTGGAGTCGAAAGGGCTGAGTGCTTGGAGGATTTCAGTTCTCAAGGCGCTCTCGCGAGCGCGGGATGCGCCTTGGTCCCTATTGTCGAACTCTGTGACGCGGGAGAAGGTAGTGCAGATGTTGGCGTATGCGCTCACGGGGTGCGCCGTACGGGCTAGATCTGCAACTAGGAGTGGGACGGCAGGAAGCTGAATGCCTTGGAACTCTGCAGAGATGGACGCGAGGCTCGGGGTGCTGGCAAGTTGCAGTACCCGGACGGGAGGCACGCGCTTCCCTGCGAGACGCGCCGCTGGGAAAGGGCTGCGGACGCAGGGCTGGACCTCATCCCGGAAGGTGATTGCCGGTAGCGGATCCCACGTGCCTGCGCCAGCAGCCACCATGGCTGCTTCTCCCGTGAGGATCGGGGTTGAGAGATAGGGGTGCGTATCTGACCTTCGGGTGCGGCGCGCGAGTGCGTGACACCTTGCTTTGGTCACAGTGCGTTCGATCTCCCAAGGCTTCGCATCGATGGGGATGAGCGATGGGTCAAGGTACGCTCCCCGGTCGATGCGTACTAGCGCGGTAGTCCGGGCGCTATTCGGGCGGAGGCTCGGGTCTTCACGGGCAAAGCACATGGCTGCGAGCACGTCGGCGGTTGAAAGTTCCATGCGCAGATCATGGCTGGTTGGAGGCGCGAGCGGCCGGGGTTTTGGGTTCCCTGTGGACAGCACCATTCCTTCGGCCCTGTGGATGAAGGCGCGCACGGTCACGGGATGCACTTGCAGAATTACTACTGTTCGACGCCCTCTCCTGGGTGTCTCACAGCACGCCATTCGGAATACCTACTGCTCGACGCTTGATTTGACGCGATCCGGCACAAATCAAGCTCCAAAAGTAGCAACTCCGCGCGGCGTCGGGAGAGCGCGTGGCGCGGGGGCCGAGAGGACGACCCCCGCCTGATCGGGCACGGAGACGGAAGGTGGCGTGGCACGGGGGTCGGAGGGGGCGTCCCGCGTCAGGCACGCAAAAGGGCGGGATCCCTTTTGAGGATCCCGCCCTAGCTGAGCCCTAAGGCTCCAAGCAGTTGCTCCGCGGCACGGGGCCGCTTCGATTAGAAACTACTCAACGATCTCGATGACCTTACCTGAACCAACGGTACGGCCGCCCTCGCGGATAGCGAAGCCGAGGCCAACTTCCATGGCGATGGGCTGAATCAGCTCAACGTCAATCTCGGTGGTGTCGCCAGGCATGACCATGTCGCGACCCTCAGGCAGCTGGATGATACCGGTGACGTCCGTGGTACGGAAGTAGAACTGGGGACGGTAGTTGGAGAAGAACGGCTTCTCACGGCCACCCTCAGACTTGTTGAGGATGTAAACCTGACCCTTGAACTTGGTGTGAGGCTTGATCGAACCGGGGATCGCGATAACCTGACCGCGCTCAACATCGGTACGCTTGATGCCACGAAGCAACAGACCACAGTTCTCGCCTGCCCAAGCTTCATCCATCTGCTTGTGGAACATTTCGATACCGGTAACGGTCGTCTTCTGCTCCGGGCGCAGACCCAGGATGGCAACTTCGGAGTTGATCGGCAGCTTGCCACGCTCAACACGACCGGTGACAACAGTGCCACGACCGGTGATGGTGAACACGTCCTCGATCGGCATCAGGAACGGCTTGTCCATGTCGCGCTCCGGGGTGGGAACGTACGTGTCAACCGCATCCATGAGCTCTGCAACCTTCGCGCCCCACTCCGGATCGCCCTCAAGCGCCTTCAGTGCGGAAACCTGGATAACAGGAGCGTTGTCGCCGTCGAAGCCCTGGCTGGTCAGAAGGTCACGGACCTCTTCCTCAACCAGTTCAAGCATTTCTTCGTCATCAACCATGTCGGACTTGTTCAGTGCAACAAGGATGGTGGGAACGCCAACCTGGCGTGCCAGAAGAACGTGCTCGCGAGTCTGGGCCATCGGGCCGTCAGTCGCTGCAACCACCAGGATTGCGCCATCCATCTGGGCAGCACCGGTGATCATGTTCTTGACGTAGTCAGCGTGACCAGGGGCGTCAACGTGTGCGTAGTGACGATCCTCGGTCTGGTACTCAACGTGGGAAACGTTGATGGTGATACCGCGTTCGCGCTCTTCAGGTGCGTTGTCGACCTTGTCGAACGGGGTGAAGCTGTTCAGGTCCGGGTACTTGTCTGCCAGAACCTTGGTGATCGCTGCGGTCAGCGTCGTCTTGCCGTGGTCAACGTGACCGATGGTGCCGACATTGACGTGCGGCTTTGTACGCTCAAACTTGGCCTTCGCCACTTTTGTCCTCCTGGACTCGGGGTAGTTGATAGAAGCCTATGGCCCGAAGTAACTCTACAACGGGGGCCCGCAACTACGGGGTTTCCTATTTGATTTTGTGAGGGGAAACGCGGTTTCGGGGCGGGATGTGCCCCGAAACTACGTTTATACCCCGGGGTTACTCGCCCCGAGACTTACCGATAACTTCCTCGGCCACATTACGTGGGACCTCGGCGTAGCTATCAAACTGCATGCTGTAAACAGCGCGACCCTGGGTCTTCGAACGCAGGTCACCAACGTAACCGAACATTTCCGACAGTGGTACGAGGGCGCGTACGACGCGAACGCCTGCGGCCTCGTCCATCGACTGGATCTGTCCACGACGACTGTTGAGGTCGCCAATCACGTCACCCATGTACTCTTCGGGAGTACGAACCTCAACGTCCATAACCGGCTCCAGCAGGACGGGGCTTGCCTTCTTGGCGGCCTCGCGCATTGCCATGGTACCGGCGATCTTGAACGCCATTTCCGAAGAGTCAACGTCGTGGTAAGCACCGTCGAGCAGGGTTGCCTTGATACCAACCAGCGGGTATCCAGCGAGGACGCCGGACTCCATGGCGGCCTGCATACCCTTGTCGACCGAGGGGATGTACTCGCGCGGAACGCGGCCACCAGTGACCTTGTCCTCGAACTCGTACTCTGCCTCTGCGTTGGCTTCCATCGGCTCGATCGCGACAATGACGCGAGCGAACTGGCCGGAACCACCCGTCTGCTTCTTGTGGGTGTACTCCAGCTTTTCGACAGCCTTGCGAATGGTTTCGCGGTAGGCAACCATCGGCTTACCGACGTTTGCCTCAACCTTGAACTCGCGACGCATGCGGTCAACGATGATGTCCAGGTGAAGTTCGCCCATACCACCGATGATGGTCTGGCCGGTCTCCGGATCCAGTTCAACGGAGAAGGTGGGATCCTCTTCCGCGAGCTTCTGGATCGCGATGCTCATCTTTTCCTGGTCGGCCTTCGACTTCGGTTCCACAGCCACGTGAATAACGGGCTTGGGGAACGTCATGGTTTCGAGGACGATCGGCTTGTCGATTGCACACAGCGTGTCACCGGTTGTGGTGTCCTTCAGACCCACAACAGCGTAAATGTGACCGGCGTGAGCGGCATCAACAGCGTTCTCCTTGTTGGAGTGCATCTGGAAGATCTTTCCAATGCGCTCCTTCTTACCCTTGGTGGAGTTGAGAACCTGCGAACCGGTTTCAACCTTGCCCGAGTAAACACGGATGAACGTCAACTTGCCGAAGAACGGGTGAGCCGCGATCTTGAACGCCAGGGCTGAGAACGGTTCGTCCTCGTCCGGCTGGCGGACCTCGGTGTTGCCGTCCTCTTCGTAGCCGGGCTTGAAGCCCTCCATTGCGCCAACGTCCAGAGGGGAAGGCAGGAAGTCAACGACAGCGTCGAGGACGGGCTGCACACCCATGTTGCGAAGGGCGGTACCACAGTAAACCGGGAACGCTTCACCCGAGATGGTCAGGGCGCGGACGCCCTCCTTGATCTGCTCGTTCGTCAGTTCAAGGTTCTCAAGGTAGGCATCCATGAGCTCCTCGGAGCCCTCAGCTGCGGCTTCCATGAGCTTCTCACGGTACTCTTCGGCCTTGGCCTGCAGGTCGGCGGGGATATCGCCCTCGACCACAAGCGCACCAAGGGTTGCGTTGCCGTCCTCGTCCTTCGCGGGGAAGGTGAGGCCACGCATGGTGATGAGGTCGACGACGCCGCTGAAATCACTTTCAGCGCCAATCGGCAACTCCATGACGATCGGCTTCGCGCCGAGGCGATCAATGATCGTCTTCACCGAATAGTAGAAATCCGCACCAAGCTTGTCCATCTTATTGATGAAGCAAATACGCGGGACGTTGTACTTGTCAGCCTGACGCCACACGGTTTCGGACTGCGGTTCAACGCCTTCCTTACCATCGAAAACGGCGACGGCGCCGTCGAGGACGCGCAGTGAGCGCTCGACCTCGACCGTGAAGTCAACGTGACCGGGGGTGTCGATGACGTTGATCTGGTAACCCTTCCAGAACGTTGTCACAGCGGCAGAAGTGATCGTGATGCCACGTTCCTTCTCCTGCTCCATCCAGTCGGTGGTGGCGGCGCCGTCATGCGACTCGCCAATCTTGTAGTTGATACCCGTGTAGAACAAAACGCGTTCCGTCACGGTGGTCTTGCCGGCGTCGATGTGAGCCATGATGCCGATGTTGCGGACCTTGTTGAGGTCGGTCAACACTTCAAGTGCCACGAGTAATCCTTACTTGTGTTAGTCGAACCCTGCGACTACCAGCGGTAGTGCGCGAAGGCGCGGTTAGATTCGGCCATCTTGTGCATGTCTTCGCGACGCTTCACAGCAGCGCCAAGACCATTCGAAGCGTCCATGATTTCGTTTGCGAGACGCTCAGTCATTGTCTTCTCGCGACGCTTGCGTGAGAAGTCAACCAGCCAGCGCAGGGCCAGCGTGGTTGCGCGGGAGGGGCGAACCTCAACCGGGACCTGGTAGGTTGCGCCACCAACACGGCGGGAACGAACCTCAAGGGCGGGGCGGATGTTGTCGAGGGCGCGCTTCAGCACGACGACTGGATCCTGATCGGTCTTCTCTGCGACGGTTTCGAGGGCGCCGTAAACGATCGCCTCGGCGATGGACTTCTTGCCATCCAGAAGGATGCGGTTGACCAGCTGGGAAACCAGCTTTGAGCCGTAAACCGGATCGTCAACCAGGGGACGCTTGGGGACTGGACCCTTACGTGGCATTACTTCTTCTCCTTCTTCGCGCCGTAGCGGGAACGAGCCTGCTTGCGGTCGCGGACACCCTGGGTGTCAAGCGCGCCGCGGACGATGCGGTAGCGAACGCCAGGGAGGTCCTTGACGCGGCCGCCACGGACCAGGACCATCGAGTGCTCCTGGAGGTTGTGGCCTTCGCCGGGAATGTAAGCGGAAACTTCCATGCCGCTGGAGAGGCGCACACGGGCGACCTTACGCAGCGCCGAGTTCGGCTTCTTAGGGGTTGTGGTGTAAACGCGGGTGCATACGCCGCGACGCTGAGGGGAACCCTTCAGCGCGGGGGTGCTGGCCTTCCGCGGCTTGGGCTTGCGGCCCTTGCGGACCAACTGTTGAATTGTTGGCACTACTGCTCCGTCTCTTCTGTTGCAGGCCGTGCGTTTTCAGGTGCGCGACCTATTTCGGCTTTTGGTCGACTTAGCTGATCCCCTGCGCACACACCACCGCCAGGGGCCGGTGCGCCATGACTGAAACCTGGATCTGGGATCCTGGCCAGGAGAATGACACCCGGAGCTCCGACGGAACTGGAGCCCGCTGCTGCACGCTGCCCCACCCCCAAAAGAGGGAGGATCTGGCCCTGAGGCCGGTGCAGGCTGGGAACCCGACAAATCGAGTACCGGGAAACAGCGTAGTTGCGCGGGTAAGTCTGGGTCAATGTGGGGGTGTGTGCGATGGGACGCAGTGGGCCGCGGGGCGGGCTCTCCCACGGTCCCCCGCTGCCGATGCCACCGACGCCAGCACTCCCCTACCCGCCAACCCCCGCACCCACGCCGCCGTACCCCCTCGGTCCCCCGGAAGCGCCTCGGTCCCCCGCAGGGCGATTCTGCGACCAAATCCGCCCTCGTACCCAACCTCCAGGGGACCAACCAACCCCGTGGGGACCAACCACGACGGCCACTACAGAGAGCCACAACCGCCGCAGCATGCCCCCGACGAAGAAGTAGAGCCTGGGGCCACCCGCGCAAACTGCGCGGAGTCGAACCCGGGGGACGACCAGATCACGCGTCGGTACCGCAAGCGACGCCGCTGGCAGCGGTTCACCTCCAACGAGCGCGCTACCCCGTGCCCTCATGCCGCACCTGCCCACGGCCCCCCGGAAGCGCCTCGGTCCCCCGCAGGGCGATTCTGCGACCAAATCCGCCCTCGTACCCAACCTCCAGGGGACCAACAGACCCCGAACGGGCCGCCGGTAGCGGAGGGGAGCGGAGAGGAGCCGGACCACAACGTCAGGCGAGCGGAGGGGAGCCGGACCACAACGTCAGCCGAGCGGAGAGGAGCCGGACCACAACGTCAGGCGAGCGGAGCACGGCGGTACCCGTGGGGACGGGCACAACACAGCCCCACACTCAACTCGGAGCATGGGGCTGGTTTTGGCTCACCCCACAAACGG
This genomic stretch from Schaalia sp. JY-X169 harbors:
- a CDS encoding SagB/ThcOx family dehydrogenase, with protein sequence MRTRHTRAMLTLGAAALALTATSCAGSAVNPEPPEPPTTIGAPLELPAPTGVPAASLNDTIDERHSVRAFSAQPLTQEGLATLLWATYGYRSDGGRTIPSAGGLYALTIFIAIGDVEDVPPGVYIWDPARNQLGMISTDDPRTDLEAAALNQTAIGDAPVTIAIAGSPLRLEERYAERAEQFTVNEAGHASQNLLLMATALGLAAVPIGGFEDDRVSATLELPAGEVPYYLVPVGTPAS
- the tuf gene encoding elongation factor Tu; this encodes MAKAKFERTKPHVNVGTIGHVDHGKTTLTAAITKVLADKYPDLNSFTPFDKVDNAPEERERGITINVSHVEYQTEDRHYAHVDAPGHADYVKNMITGAAQMDGAILVVAATDGPMAQTREHVLLARQVGVPTILVALNKSDMVDDEEMLELVEEEVRDLLTSQGFDGDNAPVIQVSALKALEGDPEWGAKVAELMDAVDTYVPTPERDMDKPFLMPIEDVFTITGRGTVVTGRVERGKLPINSEVAILGLRPEQKTTVTGIEMFHKQMDEAWAGENCGLLLRGIKRTDVERGQVIAIPGSIKPHTKFKGQVYILNKSEGGREKPFFSNYRPQFYFRTTDVTGIIQLPEGRDMVMPGDTTEIDVELIQPIAMEVGLGFAIREGGRTVGSGKVIEIVE
- the fusA gene encoding elongation factor G, producing MALEVLTDLNKVRNIGIMAHIDAGKTTVTERVLFYTGINYKIGESHDGAATTDWMEQEKERGITITSAAVTTFWKGYQINVIDTPGHVDFTVEVERSLRVLDGAVAVFDGKEGVEPQSETVWRQADKYNVPRICFINKMDKLGADFYYSVKTIIDRLGAKPIVMELPIGAESDFSGVVDLITMRGLTFPAKDEDGNATLGALVVEGDIPADLQAKAEEYREKLMEAAAEGSEELMDAYLENLELTNEQIKEGVRALTISGEAFPVYCGTALRNMGVQPVLDAVVDFLPSPLDVGAMEGFKPGYEEDGNTEVRQPDEDEPFSALAFKIAAHPFFGKLTFIRVYSGKVETGSQVLNSTKGKKERIGKIFQMHSNKENAVDAAHAGHIYAVVGLKDTTTGDTLCAIDKPIVLETMTFPKPVIHVAVEPKSKADQEKMSIAIQKLAEEDPTFSVELDPETGQTIIGGMGELHLDIIVDRMRREFKVEANVGKPMVAYRETIRKAVEKLEYTHKKQTGGSGQFARVIVAIEPMEANAEAEYEFEDKVTGGRVPREYIPSVDKGMQAAMESGVLAGYPLVGIKATLLDGAYHDVDSSEMAFKIAGTMAMREAAKKASPVLLEPVMDVEVRTPEEYMGDVIGDLNSRRGQIQSMDEAAGVRVVRALVPLSEMFGYVGDLRSKTQGRAVYSMQFDSYAEVPRNVAEEVIGKSRGE
- the rpsG gene encoding 30S ribosomal protein S7, with protein sequence MPRKGPVPKRPLVDDPVYGSKLVSQLVNRILLDGKKSIAEAIVYGALETVAEKTDQDPVVVLKRALDNIRPALEVRSRRVGGATYQVPVEVRPSRATTLALRWLVDFSRKRREKTMTERLANEIMDASNGLGAAVKRREDMHKMAESNRAFAHYRW
- the rpsL gene encoding 30S ribosomal protein S12, which produces MPTIQQLVRKGRKPKPRKASTPALKGSPQRRGVCTRVYTTTPKKPNSALRKVARVRLSSGMEVSAYIPGEGHNLQEHSMVLVRGGRVKDLPGVRYRIVRGALDTQGVRDRKQARSRYGAKKEKK